GGGAAGGATATATTTATACAGTATAGAAAAAAGGACTATCTTtgagaacttttaaaaaaaataacgtgTTTTTGTTATGTGGGGATATATTTCTGTTTATCGTATAGGACTGATATCTCATGTTTTTGTGATTGGAAGATAGGCTAATAAAAAACTTCCAAAAAACCGCAAACAATGCATATAAAGAAGTGGACATAACAAAAGAACTATTTTTCATGTACTGCACACAACATTTCACAGCATGTTTTTGGACTTTATATGACAAGGCTTTGGAAAGAGTTTGCTGGAAGTAGAGGGGTTGTAATGAAACCGACCACTGGTGCCTTTAATCTGTGTGCAGCCTTGGCTTCTGAACAGGTGCTTTCCTTTATAAGCAGTTTAAATGCACCTAATTTTGGCACAACTAGACCTTGGGGTGATGTTTTCCCTCCTCACATTTGGTGCCATGAACACAGAGCTCCTTTATAGCTATATTAGGCAGGACTAGTTCCATTTACACTAATAGCTAAACATTTCTTTCTGCTTTTCACTATATCAAGTTATTGCTCCCCTGTTTTGTGTAAAGTGTAGATTAAGGACCTGGTCAATGTATTTGCACATACTTCcaaaatttcaaatttcaaaaataGCTGTTTACTATGGTAATTTTGAAATGCTGAAGTAATTAAATTAGTTTTTATAATGTAACTCTAAAGGAAGACAGGGGAGAGAGAAATGTAATCTGTGGTTTCTGTGCAATTTCCTTTTTTgtcattatattaaattattttgaTCCCATTCGTTCTACTATTCTTCAAGTCATCTTCTAAGAATGATTCACCTTGCCTTTTCACTGCATTAACAGTCTTTGCTTTAAATATCCTTTGTTAAAATGCTGTTGTGATGGTATCATGTGCCAGTTTAAGGAGATCATATGAGGATGCTAATATATGTACATAAATCTAGCTTTCACTGGAACATTTGCAATGCCCCTACATTTACATTTTCAAATGTAGCTTTGCAGCATTGAGAAAATAGAATTGATCTGTGACGGgccatattataatataatatacaaccagaCTGTGGTCTGTGCCCTGCATGAAAAAATAAATTAGATGGTGTAGGAGGCAATTGGCACTGAGGCTCCCTTCATACAAAATATGCTGCTCTGTTTTGCCCTCAGCTTTTAGCTGATGTTTCTAAATATCTTAAGAGGAATAATGGCACACAGACCCAGGGCACTCTTGTCATGCAGCTTATGAGATGGTTATATCCAGGTGTTTGGGATGCCACGAATAGTTAACATCAATAAAAAGTAGGCTAGCACAGGTGGGCAATAGCTAAGCATAATACAGAGACCTCAGGCTTGCtttaattatgtgtgtgtgaataatactGCCATAGATTGTGAATTACGACTCTGGACTTGGACTTGTCTCTTTTAAATGGCCTTTTAAacttatgatgttttaattaatgtttaactgtgtttttattatttatttatttatttatttacgacatttatatgctgcccttctcacccagaaagggactcagagtggcttacaagtcatatgtaaatacatatattatattatcagcatagcacactattagtattatatattggtatattgtactatactattatactgtaatattattagtaatatttcatgtaatataaaatatatattaataatatcatattattattattagtattatattgtattacattataaatttatcaatattatatgtatatattatattatattaattatattattagcacagcacaggaGAACAAGGTGGAAGTGTTGTTGGTATCTAATGGTTGCcagatgtaagccaccttgagtccccctttggggctgagaagaacaggatataaatgtctgaaataataataataataataataataataataataataataataatctatataacaaACATGtactgttcatttgtgggattaacataactcaaaaaccactggacaaattgacaccaaatttggacacaagacacctatcaggccaacgagtgaccatcactcataaaaacactgaaaaacacaacagaagggacttaaaaagcaaaaaaaaacattagaacacatgtgcaaaactacatatatatacgcaaacacacatacacagtggaagagacttaaaaagcaaaacaaataagtataatgcatgtgcataaccacataaatacacatatacacaaatatatacacatatacacatatatacacacacaaaacacattcacacagactgagccacaggaacgcatggcaggggacagctaataataataataataataataataataatactgcactTCAAAGCAGTTGAATTGCATTATGAACAGTGTTgtaatgtcagtgtagatggggtctaaaaCTTCAAAAGAAGGGACAAAATGCTCTTAAACATTGACTACTTGTATTTATTTCTGTAGCTACACATTGTGTTGTGCAACACTTCTATTTTATTCAACCCCAAGATGCTATAACATGTCAGATTCCTAGATAACATGCTGTTATGACAGACCTAACCAGCCTTACCAATGGAACAGTATTACATTTTCCAGTCTCTTGACTTCCATACTGCTTCACTAAATGGGTTTTACAGTGGCACAGTGCTTTCACTAAAACACAATACAGAATGTGTTGTGTCAGCATATGTATTTGTACAAATTAATATGTGTGCTTCTGTTGTTCACAGCTTATTACTAACAGAAGTTACAGTTGTGAAGGTTTGGAGCTGACCAAGATTCCAGATCAACTGCCATCCATGACAAAAGTTCTTGATTTCAGCTTTAACTTCCTGTATTCCCTTCATCCCTCAACATTCAGCAAGCTGAGGGAGCTGGTGTTTTTAGATTTAACAAGGTACTTTGGAtccttgcattttcctctattacaTGGGTTGGATTTCCCCCCTCCATGTTGCAAGTAACAGTtttataagctggaatgtgtccagaggagggtgactaaaaagatctggagaacaagccctatgaggagcagcttaaagagctagacatgtttagcctgcagaagggaacgCTGAGGGAagacatggtggccatgtataaatatgtgagaaggagtcatagggaggagggagcaggcttgttttctgctgtcctggaggctagggtgcggaacaatagcttcaaattacaggaaaggaaattacaccagaacactaggaagaactttctgagagagctgttcagcagtggagttaCCTGCCTGgactgtagtggaggctccttctttggaggctcttaaacaaaggctggatggccatctgtctggagtgctttgaatgcgattttcctgcttcttggcaggggcctgtgaggtctcttccaactcaatgattgcATGGCctgcgaggtctcttccaactcaatgattctatgattgtaagaCTCAGACCTTGACCATAATAGCAAAGTTCTCAAACCTGCCTTATAAAGTGCTGCATCCTGAAAGAATAACTGCTTGGAAACCCTGTAATTGTGGCAATGTAATCAACCTTAAGATCAGCCATGTTCATGCCATTGGGGGAATAGATTTGTTTTTCTAGTTTTGTCTCCACAGATGGTAGGATTTAGATAATAAAGCATAATTGTTGTGTGCTAATTCCAGAATTGTTTGTTATTTTTAAGGTGCCAGATTAATTGGGTATATGAAGATGCGTTTGAGAACAATTCTCATCTGGAAACTATAATCTTGATGGGAAATCTTCTTCTTTTCATCGGAAATACAGCATTTGCAGGACCTCTGTCACTGAAGCACCTTGACCTCACCCAAACAGGACTCACTGGTTTAAGATTTATTCCCATGCAAGATCTGGGTAGCCTGGAAATCCTGATACTAGGAAACAACTACATTCAATCTCTAAAGTTCCCATCAAATTTCAAAACTAGAAACCTAAAATATTTGGATTTTCAGATGAACAACATCCAAAAAATATCTGCTAAAGATGTAATGctatttaaaaaattaagcaaTCTGACTCTCATACTAAAAGGGAATGATATTGTGCATATTGACCCTGGGGCTTTTAGCTCTATTTCTTTTTACAGTTTGGACTTGAGCGGTTGTGTTGATATTCCCATCATCTTGAAAGGTTTAGAAGGGGGTCGATCTGTTGCTCTTCATCTTGGGACTTTTTTGGATTCAGATGTACTTCCAATAAGTCCTACTGCATTGCAGAGCATTGGCAATGTATCTGTAGACCACCTCACTCTCCAGTATCGTACTTTCCTAAATCTCTCTTGTGAAACATTCAAGTGGTTGACTAAACTTCAGACACTGGACTTGACCCATACCTCACTCTCTGAGATACCTCTTGGACATCATAAGATAGATATGCTGAAGGAAATAAATCTCAACAACAATGAATTTGTCCACCTTTGTGACATCAGACCTTCTGCTTACCCCACTGTCACACATCTGTACATCAGAGGAAATTCTAAGGAATTGGATTTGGGTGCTGGATGTTTAGACTCTTTGTCAAACCTTCAATATCTTGACTTGAGCAACAGTCAGATAGAAGATTTGGACTGCTGCAGGAAGCAGTTCTCTGTGCTGAACACTTTGCAACATGTTAACATGAGCTACAACAAGAAGTTGTTTCTCCATAGTACAGCCTTTAATGGATCTGCTCACTTGAAGGTCCTGGATCTGGCTTTCACACGCATTGAAACCACTAATGCCTCCGAGGGACCTTTTAGCAATCTGCGTTTTTTGCAGATCCTAAACCTTTCGTTTTCTCAAATTGGTCCAAATATTCAGCACATCTTACAAGGTCTAGAGTCTCTTCGTGTCTTAAATCTAAAGGGAAATAATTTTGAACCTGAGACCATTCTGAATGGCCACCTTTTTCAGCAAGTGTACAATTTAGAGGTGTTAATTTTATCTCACTGCAAATTGTTGGCCATAGAAACCAAAGCCTTTTCCGCCCTCAGAAAGCTACAGCATGTGGACGTGAGCCACAACGATCTTATTACATTCAATTCAGGAGCCTTTTTTAATCTTAGGAACATCTATCTCAATTTTGCCAATAACGGGATCCATATTATCCCACGTGATATGCTGACTAATTTATCTGGCCAGAGCATAATCAATTTAAGTTACAATCCACTGGAATGCACCTGTTCCAATACTGGATTATTAACTTGGTACAAGCAAAACATAGATAAAATTGAAGGCTTTGAAGAGACAGTCTGCTCTGAGCCCAAGTCACTAGCTGGTACTAAGCTCCTCTTTGTAAATCTGTCTTGTGGGTATAGCAATGCGAAGGTAATATTGATTACCTTTGTTGTGATAACAGTAATTGCAGTGACCTTCATTCTGATCATATGCTTTTTACAAAGAAAATACCAACACATTTAAGCTCCTGAAAACAGGAAAGTACACAAAAGTAACTTCAAAGAAGATATTCATAAGAAGGAATTTACAaggaaatgtcattttctaatagCACATTTATTTCCTGTTCTCATTTCCACTATCCTGATATGAGGTAGTTTAGGGGAAATTGTTGAAAAGATacggggaaagaagaaagaccgTTCAGTTTCACATTCTCTGCATGCAGTTCATTTTGGCAGTAAAATGTTACAAAACCATGATTTACCACAGCAGGCAAGCCGTGTATGCCAAGCAGGTAAAAGGCTAATGGGCGCTTTCCTtggaaaatgggaaaaaaggatAAAACTAGGTATGTTACAATGATTTTATGCCATATCATTCAATTCTGATAATTACGAAAAGGCTTAGAAATATGTTTGAGAGAAAAAAATGCAACTAGCAGTAAAGaaatattatgttatttttcttCACTAATTATTAAGTTTTCAGAATAGCCGAGGAGAACAATTATAGTACACACATTGGGGTGGACAAAGAGCAGCCTGTGACCCATGACTCAAAAAacatttgagattttttttttggtctcccAGTGCCCTTCCGGGAATGTAGAGGCATTTTTGCCCATAAGAGACCATTTTctaaaacaggaaataaaatgtcatagaataataagaagtaaaaggtcaaggtttccactgacattaagtccagttgtgtccgagtctgggggttggtgctcatctccatttctaagccaaagagccagcattgtccatagatacttccaaggtcatgtggccagcatgactgcatggagtgccattacattcctgccagagtggtacctattgatctactcacatttgcatggtttcaaactgttaggttggcagaagccgggcctagcagcaggaactcaccctgctgcccagatttgaaccgccaacctttcggtcagcaagttcagcacctcagtggtttaacccactgcgccaccagggtgcCCTCAATAAGAGGTAGTCATATGTATTTGGTTCCTTTATCTGCTTGTGGACATAGATAGCAGGTAATTGTTTCTATTTCACTACTGTACAAGGAATGAGAATAGAATCCTTCCCAGTTTTATTCACTGAGCTAAGGATCAACAAAAGttggaaacagcttgaaggcacccaacaacaaaGACTTAAATTTAAATATGTAAACAGCGACTTTTCCCATGAGCTTCTTCTAGTGATAGCAACAATAAAGCATCACACAAAGAAAAGGGAACTCTTGAATTAGATATTGTTCAAGTTTATTTTGGCACAAGAAATTATGCAGATTGCTCTTTCCCCTATAATAGCTTTCAGTTTGCTAATTAAAGTATTTTAACTTGACAAAACAAATGTACTGACAAATCTTAAAACAGCTAGCTCCATGATTTTTATATAAGGTCATACAACATGTTACGttgatgctttaaaaaataaacacatttgccTAAAGATGAAATGCTGAATTACACTTATGCAAATAAGTGTTTGGTTTTtgactttcccttcttttccagcTTGATGTGGTTTTGAGATTAGATGGTATAAATTCCATTCATGTATAGTTTATtgttggagcccccaatggcagtgtgggttaaacagctgagctgctagcTAGGCTTGCTAACCaagaggttgcaggttcgaagtcggggagcagtgtgagttaaccccagcttctgccaacctaacatttcaaaaacatgctaatgtgagtagatcaataggttccgacAGGAAGGCAACAGTACACTAGCTGCAACCATAGCTCAAAAAGCCtggcttggccatggtggtccacaccttggttacacCTTGATTACTGTAAtggactctacatggggctgcctttaaagacaGCAATATCAATTCCTGCTTGTGAGAATGAGAAACACCAACATTTATATTCCTACACATCTGGATTCAATTTTCTGACCTTTCCATTCTTGCTGTTATACTTGTATTCCTCTCTATTAAAAATTGATCCTGTCAATCATGAATTGCCTGAGGCATTTCTTTAACTTCCTGCTTGATGTCTCTTTCAGACAGGTGTTCGCTATGTTCAAATCAGGGGTGACCCTAATAttacaaaggtaaaggttttcccctgacattaagtccagttgtgtccaattttgggggttggtgctcatctccatttctaagccagaattgcccgtagacacctccaaggtcatgtggccggcatgactgcatgaagcgccgttaccttcccaatagagcagtactattgatctactcatactcATActcatggttttgaactgctaggttggcagaagctggggctaacagtgggagctcacaccactcccagattcgaacctgtgacctttcggtcaacaagttcaacagctcagcggtttaacccactgtgcaacctGGGGCTCCAATATTGCAAAATATGTGTATATAGAATGAAAGAGCCTTAGGGTTCTATTCACAATAGACATGCCTGCATCTTCCTACAGCTGATCAGTTCCACACTTTTCACCACATAGGtgtgtaataaagaaaatattgtgCTCATCACCTACTGCCTTCTCATACTGTTGCAGAGCCAAGATAACAACTGTATCCAGACCACATCCAGCTATAGTGACACTCCCATCAACACAAATCAAGCCAATGCATTACAATATGAGTTGCAACACCAACTTCTGTTTTCAGATACATATAGATACATTTCTGAAATGCTGTGCATTTTGAACTCAGATGTACCTGCATTGTATTCAAATGGAGCTCTGCCAACGTCAGAGATGTCACTCCAACATTCTGTTCTATGAAATCTATCACTTGCTTGCCATGGAAATCAAGAGTTGATACCATACTGTGTGTCCCAAGTACAATACATGACTGTATTTGGATACTAGTCCTCCTCCCTCCATATCTTTCCCCATTCTACactaatttttattatatatgttCAGTGGCATTATCATGAGCATGGCACTTCATGGTTGATAGTGTCATTAATATAAGTGAAGATACAATTCTATAGTGCATAAGGAAATGCTCCTACTTTAGATAGGAGGTCAATAAACCTCCAAAATTACTGAAACAAATCCTAAAACTCCAGTGCCAAACTCATTCATCCACACAATAGTATTTTACAGCATCATTTAAATCTTCAACGAACCTGCAGGAAAATGTGTGTAAAGCTTTCTCTTTCAGATATCTGTGCCTAATGTGGGGACACTGGAGTGGAATGACATCGGAGAAGGGATCTTGTGGCTTCTCCTCTGAGGGAAAAAGTACGAGTTGTGTTGGAATGAGTGGACCTTTCATGAAAAGGCATTTAAGGGCTCTATAACATTCTGAAAATCTGCTGTGAAGATGGAGGATTATCCATTCAACAGTGTATTATCACTGCAGCATTCGATTCCATTATATGTAatgtcatggccagaattactgggttgctgtgagttttccaggctatatgaccatgtccctgatagtttcttgtctggaattaccctgtttttgaatgttgttatttctttactgttttgattttagaggtttttttaatactggtagccagaactGGTAATACTGGTAGTTAGAACCACTGAAAtctgcaagcatgtggacaaattcaatagaaaggagaaaaccatgaaaaagaacaaaatctggctctaatatcaaaacagtaaataaagaacaccactcaaaaacaggggaatagcagacaagaaacaatgagggccagctTATCACCTCCCAAGAATTCTCTcaagcagtaagcagccagaccttgaagctgcaaggccattaagtgcttatcaaggtggccaatttacaacattcacacctgtctcaaacaagcaagagttctttctcccaccctggacattccacagatatataaaccccacttgccttgtttccaacagacctcacaatttctgaggatgcctgccatagatgtaggtaaaatgtcaggagagaatgcgcctggagcctggccatacagcccggaaaactcatagcaacccagagattccattATAGCTTGTGCATTAACACTTATATTTGCAGAAGTCATTTCAAGAAACAAACTCAATCCCTTTCATGCTCATTTTTATTTCAATGTTCTGCAACTGCATAAGTATAAATATTTTTATCCAATACCCCCTGGTTATGACATCCAGATGGGGATTTCTTAAAGAAAATAAGACTGCAAACACTTTATTGCACAGATCCTAACAAACTTTCTTTTTAATAATTTGATCATCTACAGTAGGAAGTACTACAAAGGGACAGTTTAATATACAACCACACAGAGACTGACAAAGTACATTTAAGAGGATCATTAACAGTTCACTCTAAGTTAAACAGCAACGGACAGGGACTACATGAATACAAGCATAGGTGCTACTATgtttccaaaatgaaaaaaaatatttggcaaaAGTGATAAAGTACTatacaaaatatacattaaaaagatACATTTGTAAACAAGATAGCTAGATGTGCTTTAAAGGAAACAAATGGAAGGATTTTAAATACAAGTCACTGTAAACTATAAAATACCTCCCAGATAGAAATGTCATGATTTTGGAGTGCATTAATGTTCAGTGAATTCATTCCCAAAATACAAACACAGATTGTAAATGCTAGGACCatgcaaatttaaaaaataatccagTTGTTCTAAATAATtcatgagtatatatatataagggaAATGAATGCAGTAATGTTTCATGGAAAATTAGAAACTTTCTGGCATTTTTTTCTTAACAGAGACTTCTAAAAATGAGTAAAATCCCAACCGGCTTAATGCTTTTTCTCAAGGAAATGCATTTAGCATGCTGGTATTGTGTTAAGATTGTTCAGGAAATTGAGAGAGCAAATATCCATGGGAAGTGGGAGGCACCACTAAATGAACTTTTGCAAATCAACATagaaaacatataaaaagtaTTTCTGGATCCTGGTCATTTTAGCACACCTATCTGTGATCAATTTTCTGGAGTGTTTCCAACCAAACCAAGCACTTTTGCTCCAAATTTAATCAGACACATTAGACACATTCCACAATACACAAAATTCAAATAAGGCTTAGCAAAAGTAAAAAGGACACTCAAAATCTAGCACCAAGTAGCTCGAAGAgaacccccccacacacacttttttttacaaaaccacCTTTTTATTCTTTTATAAAACACACTTCTTTTTTCTCAATACAAATAAAGGTCACAATATGAAATGTATACAGCTACTAATGTACTTCAAAATGTGAAACTTAGGATGACTTGCTAAAAACAGCAAGCTACTCTACAACATAAGGCCCCAGCTAGGTATTAAAGTATTATCAGGTGCTGGATATACTATCTAGATACATTGTTGGGAAATAAAAGCTTCAATTTCCCCCTCCCTACCTCCCCACCTCTTgtcataaaatagaaaaaaaaagctCTAATCGATCTATCGTGACAACAAGATGATTCATTAAGGTAATGCAAAACAGTCGAATGCTTCAAGCGATGCACTTCTGGACTATCTTTATGCCCGATTCTAAATAAATGTGGCCTGAATCAACAGCAGAAGCTAGGCTCACTGCAAAGTCACTACAGACTCAGTCTAAGATGCAATGAAGGAAAGGCGATGACGTGGCCTTCAAGTTACCAGAAGCTAAAGTGGGAATGGTATAGTGTGAGTTATAATGATAATGGAGACTCTTTCCTTCGCAATTACTAGCATAGCCCTACCAAAACGCAGACGCTGTGTGAAACATAAGCTGCAGTTTGGTCAGCTATTTAAACTAATATATCTAGGTCACTACAATACTACCATCCTCAAGCTCTTAAATTTCACACCTAAACTCACTGACAGCAACTAGAAGTCTTAAATTTCTTAAATTTCATAGTTAAGTATATAGTTCTGAACAAGTACAAAGGTGGGGTGAGGTGGGGGTGGGATTTAGTTCTCTGTCCTAACCGTCAGACCGGTATATTTGTGGGTTTAAACCTAGGCCCGAAGTATAGTAATTCTGTTTCTTCTTAGATTATGGAAAACCAGTGGCAAAGCTACTACCACAAAAGATAGAGGAAACAATATAATCAGCAGCAAAGTGGATACACTACATTCAGAATAACACTATGAAGTATTTACAGACCGTTTGCTACTGACCCCCTCCCTGTCCCTGCAACTTATGTTTCAAATTGTAAAAGTGTTTTGTACAAATACAATATGGTAACAGTTTAACCGGTTACACTTGGGAAGGCAatttgaggggaaaaaaacaagtcCTTTCTTTACACACCCTGCTTCAGTGGCGCGGAGTATTTTTTCTGCAAGAAAATACCACACAGTGCTGTTTTCGAAAGATAAAATGAGATATGACACTTTGGGGAAAGAAATCCGAGTTGCGAGTCTTGATATTAGGAGGTTTTTTTGTGAGGACTACTTTTTGAGGTTTCTTTTCCTCGCCTTTGCCGGGCCGAGTCTTTGTCAGACGAAAGTGCATTGAGAGAGTC
This genomic interval from Anolis sagrei isolate rAnoSag1 chromosome 2, rAnoSag1.mat, whole genome shotgun sequence contains the following:
- the CD180 gene encoding CD180 antigen produces the protein MAFCTSWWVLMGLLGVCCEATKPVDKMCTELITNRSYSCEGLELTKIPDQLPSMTKVLDFSFNFLYSLHPSTFSKLRELVFLDLTRCQINWVYEDAFENNSHLETIILMGNLLLFIGNTAFAGPLSLKHLDLTQTGLTGLRFIPMQDLGSLEILILGNNYIQSLKFPSNFKTRNLKYLDFQMNNIQKISAKDVMLFKKLSNLTLILKGNDIVHIDPGAFSSISFYSLDLSGCVDIPIILKGLEGGRSVALHLGTFLDSDVLPISPTALQSIGNVSVDHLTLQYRTFLNLSCETFKWLTKLQTLDLTHTSLSEIPLGHHKIDMLKEINLNNNEFVHLCDIRPSAYPTVTHLYIRGNSKELDLGAGCLDSLSNLQYLDLSNSQIEDLDCCRKQFSVLNTLQHVNMSYNKKLFLHSTAFNGSAHLKVLDLAFTRIETTNASEGPFSNLRFLQILNLSFSQIGPNIQHILQGLESLRVLNLKGNNFEPETILNGHLFQQVYNLEVLILSHCKLLAIETKAFSALRKLQHVDVSHNDLITFNSGAFFNLRNIYLNFANNGIHIIPRDMLTNLSGQSIINLSYNPLECTCSNTGLLTWYKQNIDKIEGFEETVCSEPKSLAGTKLLFVNLSCGYSNAKVILITFVVITVIAVTFILIICFLQRKYQHI